The genomic stretch agaATTAAACATAACTTTCtacaaaaatgtatatatatatgattttgggCTAATTCACtctttaaaagagaaaattctTTTAGGATTTTGggataatttaattttcatataacaaaaatgtatatattaaacataACTTTCTACAATctatacaattttataaaagaataaattttgattgatttgggaatttataataatactattagtgcctttcaaaaaaaaattgatatgtaCAATTTTCTTATCAAATTTATGCTTCAGTGCATACGATTGTAACACTTCTGAGATATTATATTCaacttttgtttaattatttcaaaatttataaaatctgatatgatatataacaaGCCAAACAAAATTCTATAATAAACGGCCTTTCCAAGTCTAGTTGACTACAACACtcaaaaaaacttatatatgcAATTAACAATGCTTGAATTTTTGGATTTGAACTCTGATCTGAGATTCTGAGTGTAAGTCTAACCAAATGTTGATGATAAAAAATGGTTTTCTCCTCTCTCGTCATTTATTCTTTAGATATCAGAAATGCAAGGATATAATAGATTAATCAAGTAAGACTGTGTGAGAGTATGTTGATAACTTTCTTTACTCGTTTCAAGATTCTTTAATAGTAGCATTAATCAGCAACTAATAATTGAGTTAATTATAAAAAGAACAAGACGAAAGGGTAGACTTTTTGGTTTTGGGGAAGATAGTTATTATGCATGTTGACTTTACATCTAGAAGAATAAAAGCTTTTGTGACACATGGAGTCATTTGAGGTGCTCAGCAGCTAATGGATAAACGGTAGGCAACTAACTTGTTGAAGTTACAGGTGGTTGTCTTTTTTGACTCTTTGAGTTCAGACCAATGAAATTCTAATCctctttaattgtttttattctttctaataagccaaaaaaaaagaaacgaaagattgtttttaagagtgaATGTAGAGTCACGGGAGAAGATGGTGAGATACGCGGCAAAGAACACACAACCAAAGACAAGGTCAAGGACCGATGGTGAGAATGCAGGGCTACGGCCGCctatagaaaaatatatctttgCACGTATgaagaattttaataaatataaaaagaaaatctaaCATTTATAAATCTAATGTACTATATAGCATAATGTTGGATTCGAATCTAAGAAGGATGATGATATAAATAACTTTAGTGaaaactaactaactaaaagACCAGGTCTTATAAAGATGTCAAGGAAAGTGATGATACCAACAATGGTGTGAGGAAAGGTGTTACTACAACTAAGATggatttattttaccaaaaaaaaaactaagatggATTTCGATTACTCATTTTTAGCATGGTTAGGTTAGCTCCAGCCTCCAGGTAATGAACTCTTTACACCATTTGAATAAAGGTAACTTATCCAAAGTTAGAGTGGTCTTTaatgcaaaataaaaatagaatggaGATGCGGGGTATCGATCCCCGTACCTCTCGCATGCTAAGCGAGCGCTCTACCATCTGAGCTACATCCCcattttgcttgtttttattatttgctTGTAACTTTCTCTTGCTAACACTTCATCCTGACGTCAGTTTGAGTTGGCTTGGCTAGTACTTCATCTTACTAGAATAAAAAGCTTAAAGAGAAGCAATAAATGGAAAGCCTTTCAAAAACCCCAACACAATGTCTTCTTGGTGTAGTATTGTATTTTTGGTCCTAATTAGCTAGGACTTAAAATACATCCTGATGCTACATACTTCTAGCACCAAGGTGGCCTTAAAAAGGTTTTGTTACCGAGATACACAGTAACAGCAAGCAAAAGTTTGTggtcttggacatcaaactcTCCATATTATTGAACCATTCTTCAAGAAATGCATGCATCAGTCATTACCCCCTGCATAATTTCATAAAAAGACTCTCTTTCAattatatattgaaacattcTTCAAGAAGTGCTTATACTCATTGTCACACAATTCCATGACTGAACCAACATCCACAAAAAACTGGAAACGTTATGTTGACCTCATTGTCTTAACTAATTTTCCTGATTTTTCATGGCTCACGGTACTCTTGGTAAGTTGTCaatgaaaagaaaactaaactTGTAAAGACGAAGGGATCAAGATTCAAGACAATAAGCACATCATTGTGTTGTTGGAAGGGAGATGCAACCCAAGGGGATATAGTTTTGCGTTTAAAGGGTTTTACTTAGACCtgtctcttcttcaagcttctGTTTCAGCTCCTCTAGTCCAATTCCCTTGAAGCAGAAATGCTCTTCCTTTGCTAATTCGTCCACTTTCCCAActctatatataatagattaGCCTCCCATCTGCCTTGACTGGTGAACCCAGCAAGCTCTTTCTAGATGCTACTTCTGCATGAACCCTTAACGATTTGAGAAGCAAGTTATGTTACTAGATTGTTCGTCTTGATGCTGCCTACCATTTTTGCACCATTAAGTTTATGACAAGTCGTCTTATGCTTGGATTTGGTTAGTCTGCCATCTTCCTAGAACAAATATGGCAGAGATAACCTGAACCTTTGCTAATAGAATAAATATAGGTGGTACTTGAAAACATTAGAACAATCAAATAAGATACTTAAGATGGCCTAATACAACAATCAAATATTTACTTAAAGATGGCCTAATACaacaatcaaatatatatacttaagagACGGCCTAATACAACAAtcaaatatatacttaagacggCCTAATACAACAACCAAGTAGATACTTAAGATGGCCTAATAGAACGACCTTATTCAATCCACACAACACACAAATAAAACAACACACATCAGGCTTCACTTCTTTTCCTTATACCCTTTTAGTTGGTACCATTCTTCTCAGATAGGTCACCATTTACTTTTGATCCCTTAACTTTCTTCTCGTCTTCCTCTGTCTTCTTGTTATCTGcctcctcttctttcttcttcttcctcttctcttccttctctgctttactcttctcttcttcctcagccaacttctttgccttctccttctcctcctccacaGTCTTGACCAAACGCTTGATACAAACATCCGCATCTTCTTCATCAGATTTAGGCATCAAAGTCTCTGCTACATCAGCAGGAGACATATCTGTTTCCTCAAGCAACCTCTCAATCTCTCCATACAACTCATGTGACTCAATCTCCAAGTAGTTCTTAGCCAAAACCTTGAACGCTTCAAACCTACAATAAGACATCTCAATATGGTTGTCCATCCTCCCTCTCCTTATCAACGCAGGATCAAGCTTATCCACAAAGTTTGTAGTGAATATAATAATCTTCTCATCACTACAAGCTGACCATAACCCATCAATGGAGTTTAATAGCCCTGACAATGtcactttactctttttctcatcttctttcttcttctccttcttcttctccttatcttcctcttcatcttcttccttctttgtcTTCCTCTGACCCGTAAGATCAAGAGAGCAATCAATGTCTTCAATCACAACAATAGACTTACCTTGTGTCTCAAGCAACAGCTTCTTCAGCTCTGAGTTATCCTTCACGGTCGTTAACTCAAGATCATACACATCATAGTCCAAGAAGTTAGCTATTGCAGATATCATAGTTGACTTCCCTGTCCCTGGCGGACCAAACAAGAGGTAGCCTCTCTTCCAAGCCTTCCCAACCTTCTTGTAATAATCTTTCCCTTTGCTAAACTTCACCAAATCCTTCTTGATCCTCTCTTTCTTCTCAGGATCCATTGCCAAAGTCTCAAACGTCGCCGGATGATGAAAAGGAACGTTACTCCACTTCCCTGACATCCATGGATACCACTCTGAGCTCGAGTTGTTAGTGTACAGCTTCCTCTCTCTGTTCCTCACGCCAATAGCTTTCCCTTCTCTCAAAACATGAGTTATATAAGTGTCTATGATCATCCCTCTGTGTCTTCTGTGGAAAGTGAGTGTAAAGAACCTTCTCTCGTACGAGTTGTTCCGACCGTAGTTAGATTGTGTCTCAGTCACTTTCACGTTGGAGTACCACTTCACCTTCACACCGTTGAACACATCTTCAACTTCCTCGTGGTCGTCCATGCTAAGCACCAACGACTTGCTGTTTTTGGACTCGTTGGCCTTTAGCCGTTGAGCACGAGCGGCGGTATTGGTGGAGAGGTAGTTGCGTATAGCGTTGTAGTTCTCGCTTCTCTTGAGACCTTCTTCTGTGTGCTCGGTGAACTTGATGTGGACGTAGAATGAGAGCCATCCGAGTAGCTTGTAGAAGTATATCTCCATTTGAGATCGGACATGGCGAGGGATGTATTGCGAGTACACCGCCCAAATAAGCATGACACTCGACACCGACTTGGCGGTTATTCCCCATATTGCTACGGTTTCAAGCATCTTGGTTTCTTGTTTTGCAAGACACTTTGCTTGTGTTGCACGAAAGAgtctttgtgtttttttttttctcttgagaCTTGGCTTTGGTTTTGTTGCTTCATTACCGTCGATTATATAGTACTCTAGAGGTCCAAGGAAGCTGCCATGAAACTAACTCTATAGGAAACCTATCATATATATGCAGAATATTATTATCTTGTGGAATCGTTATGAtaattttgtttcttaattatatttagtttactTTCAGGGTGTATTAACGTCACTAGTCTTTGTTGTTGACGATCTTAACTTTAGGATTAGGTGAAAGGTGCTAGAAAATGGTCTCCTGATTATCCTTAAGGTGCTAGAAAGGctactaaaataaatttctgAGATTTAAAAATTCGATAAAGTATGAGCCAAAGATAGTTTTTCTTAAGCAAATCATTATACTATAATTGTAGTCAACTGCAGTAACTTTTATACACCTTCGACTACAAGTTTAGATAATAGTTAACAGCTAGGCCGCATTTACGTAATTAAGGTCTTCGTTTCTTTATCTTTAATCTATAAAATTGGCAATTAATTTCTCACATAAAAGTagcttttgaaaatttattaaaatacacGGTGGTGACTTGTTTTACACGATAACGGGTTATGTACTCAaagaattttgtttttgcatCAATTCGTGATCCACATCTAACTCTTTTATCCGATAAATtacccaaaataaaaaaaaaatgcaatttttgatgtttgaaaaaaaatcaatgggatAAGCTTACTAAGTTACTATAGAGCAGTGATGGGTGGAAAAAATCAGTAAAGGAacgtttgacaaaaaaagagtCTTGATAGTCATAAATAATACAgttttactttaaatttttttttctctaacacTACTTTCAATCCCCTggatattaaaagaaaaatatttaagattaaTGTGCGTGGTAGCCATACAACGATTCGAGAATGAATATGCTGACATGTCACATCTAGAGAGTTTCTCAAGCCAACTTTACAAATTTATTGTAATGTTCTTTCCTAAATAAACTTCACCAATATCGTTtttctaatataatattttacaggTTTTATTTTCAATATACTCACATGCATAGTTCAACAGATTATACAAAGTTTCTACATAGAAATACAATTTGCAAGAAACTAATTGACATTTATTTTCCTTCATAAACTTCTCAAACTCGATTACAATTACGGTAACATATCATTGCATACTTCTTTTTTACTCAATAATAGttgaaattagaattttttttaatgtttcctCTTACCATCGGCTAAATTGTGAAGAAataatttgtcttaataattttctttttcttttactattatctagatttgatttgattttgcaTGCGTTATAGAAATTATAATATGAGACTATTGGTTTGATATCAAGACTGTCTAAAACTCATATAACATGAACCAAActaataataatagtttttggtttatcacccaaaaaaccaaaaacctcaAGCATTTTAACtcaacaaaccaaaataaatatagatttagaatggtagtgatattttaggagattataaataaaaaaaaataaccttAAACCAAACCGATATTTAGATTAAAGAGACCTAATGtctttttatctaaaaatagtgAAATTGATAATATTATTACTTAGTTAATTATTATGattaaacatgaaaaaaaaacaatcactcaaaactcaaaagtaAGGTCCTGCAAGAGTTTTACTATTTTTgacaaattacaaaaaaaaaaaaatcgtttttgACCACGTAGTAAAGTGTGTATTGTAGACGGTGATAATAAACGGCATACATTttgctagatttttttttgtttatttcattaaataaaacttcCAAATTATTCATTGAAATATAGAATACTGAAactcaaatttaatttaaaaaaaaaacaactcaaaaagtCAAGTTGACATTAAACATATTCAGTTTTTAACTTcacaaaacaattaaaaagcTTTCTGCTTCCAAAAAGGACTAGGACTAGGcattttatcatataaatttaatttgatcCATTATCTCATTCAATTCTATCTGAAAATTTTGGATATCCGTAAAGTTTTGTAGCAAAACaaatgctaaaaatataatatattcgtTAAAAttgaagcaaatcacaaatattaaaattttaagaaccaGATCTCCGCTCCACTCCACCAGCTATATAAacacatacacacacatatatatatatatatatattaacatacaCGAATAATATCTATTATATTGCCATACAAATTCAAAACGTGATTATGTCACATTTATTTCAATTTCATTAAAACTACACTGCCATATACAAATCCAAAATGTAAATTTGTCACATTTATTTCGATTTAATTAAAACTACACTGCCATATACAAATCCAAAATGTAATTAGTATTTTATGGCTTGTTGTaccatctttttctttttttcagttCATTTTTTTTAGACTTCTCACTATATCTTTTAGTGTTTttctcctatatatttgtattttcaatAAAACGAAAGTTatgaatacaaaaatatttttgacattaaattttattgactTAATTGACGttcgtaattttaaaattaatataatatttaaattaagtttcataattattaaattacttttaaatagaaatcgaatttattttatttattattaaataaataattgaaatcatttattttaacgAATACTAACATTAACATCATTTGAAAAATTGATGTGTgtattaatttcaattttcacaaTTGATACATATTAGCA from Brassica napus cultivar Da-Ae unplaced genomic scaffold, Da-Ae ScsIHWf_1206;HRSCAF=1726, whole genome shotgun sequence encodes the following:
- the LOC106370153 gene encoding AAA-ATPase At3g28510-like, whose amino-acid sequence is MLETVAIWGITAKSVSSVMLIWAVYSQYIPRHVRSQMEIYFYKLLGWLSFYVHIKFTEHTEEGLKRSENYNAIRNYLSTNTAARAQRLKANESKNSKSLVLSMDDHEEVEDVFNGVKVKWYSNVKVTETQSNYGRNNSYERRFFTLTFHRRHRGMIIDTYITHVLREGKAIGVRNRERKLYTNNSSSEWYPWMSGKWSNVPFHHPATFETLAMDPEKKERIKKDLVKFSKGKDYYKKVGKAWKRGYLLFGPPGTGKSTMISAIANFLDYDVYDLELTTVKDNSELKKLLLETQGKSIVVIEDIDCSLDLTGQRKTKKEEDEEEDKEKKKEKKKEDEKKSKVTLSGLLNSIDGLWSACSDEKIIIFTTNFVDKLDPALIRRGRMDNHIEMSYCRFEAFKVLAKNYLEIESHELYGEIERLLEETDMSPADVAETLMPKSDEEDADVCIKRLVKTVEEEKEKAKKLAEEEEKSKAEKEEKRKKKKEEEADNKKTEEDEKKVKGSKVNGDLSEKNGTN